A single genomic interval of Alistipes provencensis harbors:
- a CDS encoding SDR family oxidoreductase, whose protein sequence is MSDLKGKVAIVTGGGGVLGGNISGSLVKAGVNVVILDIRQENIDRRVAELSPYGEIAGFTCNVLDTESLESVKKKILERWDHIDILVNAAGGNLPGATLREDQTVFDMKVEDLNRVIDLNMYGSVYPCLVFGKAMAEQKYGVMINVSSMATYSAITRVLGYSMAKSSINIFTQWMAMEMALKFSDKIRVNAIAPGFFIGDQNRAVLINPDGSYTERSKKVMAHTPMGRFGDISELNGIVKFLCSDEASFITGAVIPVDGGFSSFSAV, encoded by the coding sequence ATGAGTGATTTAAAAGGCAAAGTTGCCATTGTAACAGGCGGAGGCGGTGTGCTGGGAGGAAATATCTCCGGCAGTCTGGTCAAGGCCGGAGTGAACGTAGTCATCCTCGACATCCGTCAGGAAAACATCGACAGGAGAGTGGCGGAACTCTCCCCTTACGGGGAGATCGCAGGATTTACCTGTAACGTCCTCGACACCGAAAGCCTCGAAAGCGTGAAAAAGAAGATACTCGAACGCTGGGACCATATCGACATTCTGGTCAACGCCGCCGGAGGCAACCTTCCCGGTGCGACGCTTCGTGAGGACCAGACGGTTTTCGACATGAAGGTCGAAGACCTCAACCGGGTGATCGACCTGAACATGTACGGTTCGGTCTATCCCTGTCTGGTGTTTGGCAAAGCGATGGCCGAGCAGAAATACGGCGTGATGATCAACGTCTCCTCGATGGCGACCTATTCGGCGATCACGCGCGTGCTGGGCTACTCGATGGCCAAAAGCTCGATCAACATCTTCACCCAGTGGATGGCTATGGAGATGGCGCTCAAATTCAGCGACAAGATTCGTGTCAACGCCATCGCTCCGGGCTTTTTCATCGGCGACCAAAACCGGGCAGTACTGATCAATCCGGACGGTTCCTACACCGAACGCAGTAAAAAAGTAATGGCCCATACGCCGATGGGACGCTTCGGCGACATCTCCGAACTGAACGGTATCGTGAAATTCCTCTGTTCGGACGAAGCGAGCTTCATCACCGGCGCCGTTATTCCGGTCGACGGCGGATTCAGTTCGTTCAGCGCAGTATAA
- a CDS encoding family 43 glycosylhydrolase, with product MKSSYLKFGTGILMILLCACEGGSSESDGGNKGPDPGSKPFLSILPTTKTVGTASGEFNVSVSSNTSWTVEPLAGWIDVPVREGEKSNSVKIRYEASTVTSRSGEVMFSAEGVEPVKLRVTQGDKTFTNPLGGVPDPWIIQHDGWYYLCKAQGNGINLSRSKKLTELTSTQQIFAAPKDTEGNKPWNIANYWAPELHYIDGGWYIYYTAGRPTSEFGGHYYSQRSGVLRAKSSDPFGEWEDMGMLYTGDHYTEGITPTLENTEYFAIDLNVMEINGTLYAVWSGNPVGSTTQSLFIAKMKDPCTIGSSRVKLSDPDQPWELLTSTIEEGPAMIKHGNKAFIVYSCNGSWTKQYRLAYLELDDMQKDPMKPENWKKSASYVFFRNDDIQAKDNTYQEGVNGEPGGVHGVGHCSFTKSPDETEDWIVYHTKRFREDGYETYRYTFVQRFGWNADDTPNFGTPVGWEEPVVVPSGEE from the coding sequence ATGAAAAGCAGCTACCTGAAATTCGGAACAGGGATCCTGATGATTCTCCTTTGCGCATGCGAAGGAGGATCATCGGAATCCGATGGAGGCAACAAGGGCCCGGACCCCGGAAGCAAGCCTTTCCTAAGCATTCTTCCCACGACGAAAACCGTAGGTACCGCATCCGGGGAGTTCAATGTCTCGGTCAGCAGCAACACCTCGTGGACCGTCGAACCGCTTGCCGGGTGGATCGATGTCCCCGTGCGGGAGGGCGAGAAAAGCAACTCCGTAAAAATCCGCTACGAGGCCAGTACGGTGACTTCCCGTTCGGGCGAAGTGATGTTCAGCGCAGAGGGCGTCGAGCCGGTGAAACTGCGTGTGACGCAGGGCGACAAAACCTTCACCAATCCGCTCGGCGGAGTTCCCGACCCGTGGATCATCCAGCATGACGGCTGGTACTACTTGTGCAAGGCTCAGGGAAACGGCATCAACTTATCCCGATCGAAAAAGCTCACCGAGTTGACAAGCACGCAACAAATCTTCGCCGCTCCCAAAGATACGGAAGGAAACAAACCATGGAATATCGCCAACTACTGGGCCCCCGAATTGCATTACATCGACGGAGGCTGGTACATCTACTACACTGCAGGCCGACCCACCTCGGAATTTGGCGGACATTACTATTCGCAGCGCAGCGGCGTTCTGCGCGCCAAGAGTTCCGACCCGTTCGGGGAGTGGGAGGACATGGGCATGCTCTACACGGGCGACCACTACACCGAAGGCATCACCCCCACGTTGGAGAACACGGAGTATTTCGCCATCGACCTGAACGTCATGGAGATCAACGGAACGCTCTACGCCGTCTGGTCAGGCAACCCGGTCGGTTCCACCACGCAGAGTCTCTTCATCGCCAAGATGAAAGATCCCTGCACCATCGGTTCCAGCCGGGTGAAGCTCTCCGACCCCGACCAGCCATGGGAACTGCTGACATCTACCATTGAAGAGGGCCCTGCCATGATCAAGCATGGCAACAAGGCCTTCATCGTCTACTCCTGCAACGGCTCATGGACCAAGCAGTATCGGCTGGCCTATCTGGAACTGGATGATATGCAGAAAGACCCGATGAAGCCCGAAAACTGGAAAAAGTCAGCATCCTACGTCTTTTTCCGCAACGACGACATTCAGGCCAAGGACAACACCTACCAAGAGGGCGTCAACGGCGAGCCGGGAGGAGTCCACGGCGTCGGCCATTGCTCGTTCACCAAGTCCCCCGACGAAACCGAAGACTGGATCGTCTACCACACGAAACGGTTCCGCGAGGACGGGTACGAGACCTACCGCTATACGTTCGTACAGCGTTTCGGATGGAACGCCGACGACACGCCGAATTTCGGCACGCCGGTCGGCTGGGAAGAACCCGTGGTCGTTCCTTCGGGCGAAGAATAA
- a CDS encoding SUMF1/EgtB/PvdO family nonheme iron enzyme has protein sequence MKFIVKLLALTFVTIPLLFSCKDEEITEPGVQVTTLDFASVGTNTAVGSGYLTKGNAAALTERGICWSTLPDPTVADSKAVSTDDAAKHSFSVQITGLTANTYYYARAYVSDGSTVHYGNPVAFTTKDRPEEGWCLIESVTGITPSSATVKMTMASDGGNDIAQIGVCFSQTVEPTVDDEVLFTVGGRDFSAELTDLKQNMQYYVRPYIKTAGGQITYGEQVGFRTINFIVTKDPYPGYKTAYLFGETMKNESDPSVERGFCWSEHENPTIETDQFKMISGTVGTFNLLATGFEKGKTYHVRAYAKNSSGTHYGEQMTFTTKTGSILPGITLDDMVLVEKGSFQMGYPESATVPNLYSGNTLNTETVHSVTLTKNFYICRYQVTCEQICTFLNSHPINRSTSLVYNTYLFGATNTRPFSFKAPMDGGTSVFEPNTGCALRPAASITWLCAYEYCRWLSAELGVEVRLPTEAEWEYAARGGNKSRGYLFSGSDTAGEVGVRTNSTVGPQNVGSLKANELGIYDMSGNTFEYCEDVYADFFYKDGAVDPCNKNTNDLTGQPRCIRGGSFRHFNANQSKDYQLLGRRGRAGNGNTDCGNHSGMRIVMTKLPATLD, from the coding sequence ATGAAATTCATCGTGAAATTACTGGCACTGACTTTTGTGACCATACCGCTCCTGTTCTCCTGCAAGGACGAAGAGATTACCGAACCCGGCGTGCAGGTAACCACCCTCGATTTCGCGTCGGTCGGGACCAACACGGCCGTCGGCAGCGGCTACCTCACCAAAGGCAACGCAGCCGCGCTGACCGAACGGGGCATCTGCTGGAGCACCCTCCCCGACCCCACCGTCGCCGACAGCAAGGCCGTTTCGACGGACGATGCGGCGAAACACAGCTTCTCCGTGCAGATCACCGGCCTCACGGCCAACACCTACTACTACGCCCGGGCCTATGTCTCGGACGGCAGCACGGTGCACTATGGCAACCCGGTTGCCTTCACGACCAAAGACCGGCCCGAGGAGGGTTGGTGCCTGATCGAAAGCGTCACCGGGATCACTCCGTCCTCCGCCACCGTCAAGATGACCATGGCATCCGACGGCGGCAACGACATCGCCCAGATCGGCGTCTGCTTCTCGCAGACGGTCGAGCCGACGGTCGACGACGAGGTGCTGTTCACGGTCGGGGGCCGCGATTTCTCGGCCGAACTCACCGACCTGAAGCAAAACATGCAGTATTACGTCCGCCCCTATATCAAAACGGCAGGCGGACAGATCACCTACGGCGAGCAGGTCGGATTCCGGACCATCAATTTCATCGTCACCAAAGACCCGTATCCCGGATATAAAACGGCCTATCTCTTCGGCGAAACGATGAAGAACGAGTCGGATCCCTCGGTCGAACGCGGATTCTGTTGGAGCGAGCATGAAAACCCGACCATCGAGACTGACCAGTTCAAGATGATCAGCGGCACCGTGGGCACTTTCAACCTGCTGGCCACGGGCTTCGAGAAGGGCAAAACCTACCATGTACGAGCCTATGCCAAGAACTCCAGCGGTACGCATTACGGCGAACAGATGACCTTCACCACCAAAACGGGCAGCATCCTGCCGGGCATCACGCTCGACGACATGGTCCTCGTGGAGAAAGGTTCTTTCCAGATGGGCTATCCCGAATCGGCGACCGTTCCCAACCTGTACAGCGGCAACACGCTGAACACGGAGACCGTACACTCGGTAACGCTGACCAAGAATTTCTACATCTGCCGCTATCAGGTGACCTGCGAACAGATCTGTACCTTCCTGAACAGCCATCCCATCAACCGGTCTACGAGCCTTGTTTACAACACCTATCTCTTCGGCGCCACAAACACGCGACCCTTCTCGTTCAAGGCGCCGATGGACGGCGGGACCTCGGTATTCGAACCCAATACCGGTTGTGCCCTCCGCCCTGCGGCCAGCATCACATGGCTGTGCGCCTATGAGTACTGCCGCTGGCTTTCGGCCGAACTCGGCGTGGAGGTGCGTCTCCCGACCGAGGCGGAGTGGGAATATGCGGCCCGCGGCGGTAACAAGAGCCGGGGCTACCTGTTCAGCGGCAGCGACACGGCCGGAGAAGTCGGAGTCCGCACCAACAGTACCGTCGGTCCTCAGAACGTCGGTTCGCTGAAGGCAAACGAACTGGGCATCTACGACATGAGCGGGAACACGTTCGAATATTGCGAAGATGTGTACGCCGATTTCTTCTACAAGGACGGCGCCGTAGATCCGTGCAACAAGAACACCAACGACCTCACGGGCCAGCCGAGATGTATCCGGGGCGGCAGCTTCCGACACTTCAACGCAAACCAGTCCAAAGACTACCAGCTTCTCGGACGCCGAGGCCGGGCGGGCAACGGCAATACCGACTGCGGCAACCACTCCGGCATGCGCATCGTCATGACGAAGCTCCCTGCAACCCTCGATTAA